The following nucleotide sequence is from Mangifera indica cultivar Alphonso chromosome 17, CATAS_Mindica_2.1, whole genome shotgun sequence.
TATCCACTACAACACTGCATTTGGTTTCTTCCCGACCAAGAAGCTAAGAAGTCAGTACGCGTATCATTTTCCAAGAACTGGAATCATGCTGTTTGCCAACGATGCTAACGTATGATTCATTCTTTGTTCAGAGCCTTTAACCAATAAAACAACACACTTGATGCCAATATAAGACGATttctttacattttaattaGCCTCTCAAGTCATTTTCCCATCTCATATTTAATTAGAGGATTAATTTGATCATACTCTTCTGATTAAATTTCCGTCTCCATGCTAAAGTAAATGTCAGGAAACATATATCACAACACCCTATGATAGTTTGAATGACAAACGGAGAGGTTTTATGAGTTTGGGTTCAAGcgtcttttaataatatattaaaatcaaacttttgacttatCTATCTTAGTATATAATTGGTtgatataagtttaaaatagattttcagtatttgttaagtatagaaaacatacttttttaaaaataggttTCTATCATTAAAGTGTTTTATCAACAAAAAAAGTCTCGTTGTTGTCATTTATTGTTAAAGTTTCTTccattaaaagtattaataatGGAAAAGTCTGACATCCATTAGAATACGtcttagaagaaaataaaattataatattggtTGGAAGcttatcaagaatattttgcTATCTTCATTATAATAACcagtttattttctttcacaatGAAGAATATCATCAAGATCAAgagtttgaaatttcattataccttatatgggtataagtcctttggcctacataaaatgaccaaaacttgagtgagaataagtcttttggccaattaaaatctttaattattttcttgacttatataatttagtttaaatttcgCTTGGTTGTAACATCACCATGACATTACTGGCGGAATTGACACGAAAGTAGCCTCAGAAGCCAGGATGAGCGATTATATAAATCCTTGAAAGAACTCCAGAACTCCCCCCTTGATTagttcaatttctttcttctttgaaacCACAAACTGCAGCTACTTTTAGTTGTATTTCTTCTTGCAAACCTTAATTTGCATCCACTTGTCTTGTATTTCTTCTTTGAAACAACAATTTACAGATACTTTTACTGCCACTTCTCATGGCAGAAACTGCCGTGAAGTTTGTACTCGATAAGCTTACACCATTCTTCTCAAACGAAGTGCATATGATGAACGGTGGTCGTGAAGAAGTTGTTTACGTGAGAACAGAACTGGAGCGCATGAAGGTGTTCTTGAGAACCGCCGATTGTTTAGAAGAAACTGACGAAGAagtcaaactttgggtgaagcAAACCAGAGATGTAGCTCACGATATCGAAGATGTTTTAGACGAGTTTACTCTCCTTCTTACGCACAACCACGGCGATGGTTTCTACGGCTTTCTTCACAAGCTTTCGTGTTGTGTCAAGAACATGAAGGCTCGTTATCGAATAGCGTATGAAATCCAAGGCATCAACTCAAGAATCAAAAGTATTGACGAGGGACACCTCAGTCTCCGTAAAAAATTCCGAGCAGCCGAACAGGCTGGTTCGAGTTTGGCGAATTCATGGAATGACCGTCGTGGGGACGCTCTTCTTTTGGACGAGACTGACTTGGTTGGCATTGATGGGCCGAAAGATAAAGTGGCTGAGTTGCTAGTGGGCGGTAGCTTAGGCCGTCAAGTGGTTTCTCTGGCGGGGATGGGAGGAATGGGAAAGACAACTCTGGCGAAACAAGTCTACGATGATAGacaagttaagaaacacttcaCCATCCGTGCTTGGATCACTGTTTCAAGAAGCTTCAAGATGGAGGAGCTTCTGAAAGATATGCTTAAGCAGCTTTTTCAAGCAATTAGGAAATCGGTTCCGAAGGCTGTGGAGACGATGAGTAGTGATGGgttgaagaaaataatgaagGATTTTCTTCAGGAAAGGAGGTATTTGATTGTTCTTGATGATGTGTGGCATATGAATGATTGGGATGCGGTGAAATATGCTTTGCCCACCAACAATTGTGGCAGCCGAGTGATGCTCACTACGCGTAAAGTTGATTTAGCCTTCACTTCTCGGTTAGAATCCGAAGGTTGGGTCTATAATTTGCAGCCATTGCCTCTTGAAGAGTCCTGGATTCTTTTTTGCACCAAAACCTTTCATGGAAAAGCTTGTCCTCCACACCTGGAGGAAATTTGTAGGTGTATTTTGAAGAAATGTGAAGGACTTCCTCTTGCAATAGTGGCTATTGGTGGGGTTTTGGCTGCGAAAGACAGGCGGAGGATTGATGAATGGGAAATAGTTTATCGGAGTCTTGGTGCTGAGATTGAAGGCAATGACAAACTCCAGAATTTGAAGAAAGTGCTTTCACTCAGCCTCAGTGATTTGCCATGCCATTTGAAAGCATGTTTTCTTTACTTGAGCATCTTTCCGGAGAATCATTTAATCGAACCAATGAGACTGGTTCGGTTGTGGACGGCGGAAGGATTTGTTGAAGCGAAAGAAGGAAAGACAGTGGAAGAAGTTGCGCAGGGGTACCTCAGCGAGCTCTTGAACAGAAGCCTGATGCAAGTGGCTGGAACAACGAGCGATGGAAGAGTCAAGGCCTGTAGAATCCACGACTTTCTGAGGGAAATCATTAAAACAAAGTCCAGAGAGCACAACATTGCAGCCATAGCTAAACACATGAATCAAAACGCACTATGGCCAGACAAAGTTCGACGATTATCAGTTCACAATACACTGCAAAATGTTCAGCAAAACAGGTTTGTCAACGCTTCTCAATTGCGTTCTCTGTTCATGTTTGGAATAGATGAAAAGCCACGCCTGCACGTACTTTTTCCAAGTGGGTTCAAGCTTCTTGGCGTCCTGGACATGCGAGGCACACCAGTCACAAAATTTCCCATTGAGGTTATAAACTTGTATTATTTGAAGTACCTGAGCTTGAGGGACACCAAGGTGAAAACGATTCCAAGATACATAGGGAAGCTTCAGAACCTGGAGACTTTAGATCTTAAACATGCCTATGTCACTGAATTGCCATCGGAGATACTCAACCTCAAAAAGCTACGTTATCTCATGGTTTACCGATATGAATATGGGACTTATACCCTTTCTGGATATGGCTTCAAAAGTTTAGAGAAGATTGGTGTTCTTCAATCTTTACAGAAACTGTGTTTTATCGAGGCAAACCATGTTGGGACACTACAAGAGCTTGGCAAATTAACTCAACTTAAAAGACTCGGAGTTATAAAGTTGAGACAAGAAGATGGGAAAATGCTGTGTTCGTCTATTGAACATCTGACAAACCTTCGCGCATTAGCGATAGCCTCAACAGAAGAGAGCGAGATTATTGATCTTCAGCACGTTCACCATCCACCTCAGCTCCTTCAAAGAATCTACTTGATAGGACGGTTGGAGAATTTTCCTCATTGGATAACTTATGTTCACAGCTTGGTGAAAGTTTATCTAAGATGGAGTAGATTGAAGGAGGATCCGCTGGTGTTTCTGCAAGATCTTCCAAATCTTGTTCATCTCGATCTGCTTCAAGCATACAATGGAGACATGCTCTGCTTCATTGCTGGTGGATTCAAGAAACTGAAGCAACTAGGTTTGAAAAAGTTTGAAGGGCTGAGATTTGTGGAAATACAAAAGGGGGCAATGCCGTGCATTGAAAAGCTTAGAATTCAGTGGTGTAAGTCGTTGCAGAAGGTGCCACTGGGAATTGAGCATCTGAGCCAGTTGAAAATGCTAGAGTTTTTTGACTTGCCACATAAATTGCTGAAGACGATTCGTCGAGATGAAGGAGGTGAAGATTATTGGAGAGTTGCACACATTCCTAAAGTGAATTCAACCTATTGAAGAGACGGGAGATGGGAAGCTTACGTAAGATTTCATCAAGATGAGCAATTAAAACCAATCAACGTAGAGGGTTTAGTTATgagttataaaataatgagagaAATTAGTTTAGGGTTATAGGAATATTTGAAGTGTCATGTTGTTTGAATtcgtaaaatttttaaaattattagtattaGAGTGATAGGTCTTCTCAGCTTCCTtgaatgttagttttcaaatgataaaattgttcTAAGAGAGAActtgtttaatatataataagttattagACTTTATTATAAAACGAATAAATCTTAAAAGTTACATTAATGTTGTCTGATGAAATCATTATCGGTAAAATATTTCAGATTTATGTTTATTAATCAGTTAAGTTCATTTATAAATCATcattaaactattcaattattatattttattaaactaaaattataattaacataagCCAGTACTATtacaaaaaatttcaacattctTTAACTCgggtaatattaattatttctattttatttctaaggaaaaaaacaattttaactcCTTAGCaactaacattttaactttaaaggTCATTTTTACATAGAAAACAAGATAGTTCAATAATAGTAttacaattttcaatttaatttatataattactaataaCAATTCATAATTTTACCAATGTTAGTTGCCGATATAATATTGTccattatcataattaataataactaaATCAACATGAATAAGTAATCTCGGAGTGTGGTATGAATAACAATCAATCAAGTGATCACAgtcttctttatatttttttcttatcctttatattttaaaaaaaatgagaaaaattcaTTTGCTTCTAATCAAACTAGTACTTCCaattaagtgtatatattttaactttacTCAAAATATCACGAAACATACATATACAACTGTcatattcaaaaagaaaatttgtcttaaaacacattttttaactataaacatataaatgtgCGTTTGTTAACCTACAAATGAGTGTATCTATAGgatcatgattaaaaaaaatgttaatttaatcATAGAAAAACTGCCACTAagtcaacaaattataaaaatcgcACTAACCTTAAATATGAACAAACCCtaaacattttcatatttttaacaaGACTTTAAAAGCTACAAGTCTTAATCCTCTGGTTAGAGACTTGAattgtatatatgtattatacCATAATGTTTCCTTTTTATGAGACTTTTAACTGTAAGATAATTCTTTTTCATATGTCTTGATAAACTAGTAgtcttataatttttagtaaaaaacaTAACTGTACTATTATCACAGTAGATCATAAGGTGTCTATAAATAGAATCGACAACTAgtaatttaaaaatgtaatCTTTCAACCACACAATCTAAGATGTCGTCCTATAATAAGTTACAAAATTTAATGTACATGATTGAAGATGCTACTAATAACTACTTAACATATTTCTAATATACAACCCAACTGTCATGGTTTTGATCACCCAAATACTTCCTTACAATTGGTAGCTATAACCATAATTCCACGCATTCCTCTTGTAAGGATTGAATCCTctcaagagagaaagagaaaacacaTCTGAAAGTTATAAACACAAATACATGTCAAAAATCATCTGTGAGAgataaccaaataaaaaactcaaaactgCATTAGCTTACAACAACAATTTAATCATAGGAAAAAGTGAGGTTCCATAAAAATGTGGAGCCCATGAGAAATATCCCAAGAACTCTTTCAAAGAAGCTTCTGCCTCAACACCAAAGACACAAGTGACTGTCTAACAATGTTCATTAATTGGAGATTAAGGCATGTGATGAGGCAGGACTCAAGCATCAAGTTTGTCCAAGGGTGCAACAAGCCCAAGGAGGATTGTCTAGAACACCTACATTAGGAAAGCCATTTTGGTACGAAACTCCTCCTTGCACCTATATGGAGTGCATAATCCTATTTGCTACAACGGTAAGAAAGTATACACCCTTATCGACTGATCTAGAAGGCCACAAGAAAGTCAATCCATGATATCCATTCCCTCCAATGAGAGCTCATTCTCCAAACTTCTCTCTTTTACATTACACAAAATTGCATTGTGATACCTCAACTCTCACCTTcataaaaacaatgaaaaacacACTGAACCATCTACAATAGAAGACTTTCAAAATTGAGTAATTTACCATCTTACTAACTAGTGAAGATATTCCTCGCTCCAATTGACCAACAGAAGACCAAGCTCTAAGAAAATCAGCAAAGATAAGTACAAAAACTAGTGTTTAAAGCATGAAAGCATAGAGTTATCCTTTCTTCTTTATAGATAAGTCTAAGAGACCAATAGGAATCAATCTTAGCTATTTAAGGTAATCCCTCGATAGGTTTCAACCGTCTTGTAATATAAATTAGCAATTCATATCCAATTACCTTTTATGGGAAAATGGATCAACAAGATTGATACATGGATCGAAATTTACAGAGTTATAATTATATAGCTAAGACATCCCTATCAGTAAGATTTTGTAATCTCTTACGTAGCATGGTTAACAAAAGAAGTTCTTGAAATCCTTCATATACTTCAAGAACTAGGTGAAAGTGTTTATAGCGACATAAAACATGCATGTATAgtggaaattataatttaaaaatcaaataaataattcacATTACATTAGGCCACAAACACTTCTAGGATCATGTTTAAATAGGAATTGAAGCACAATATGCTTTTCATACAAACACATAGGGTGTTTGAGAAATAAAGGCAGAAAAAGGGGTCGAGCTGGGCCTTGGATCCGGGTCTCTTCTCCTTAGCATGGCCTATCACTGTAGTGGGTCATGTAAAGGTCACGACCTAAACTTCAGGCCTATGAGTCGGCCCAGCATGGCCCGCAAATGTATAAgggaattttaaaaaatttaaattgattctgTAGGTGCAAAACGACATCTACCTATAGAACTTgttggttttcaaattttttaaattttatttatattttttgtgtaaGCCCCCCTTCTTTACTCTCTAAATCACATCCAAAACCTAATTCCTCAATCTCTCTCTACATTTTCGtcattcaatttcaatctcaaagTCTATTAAATCTTAACCAAGTTTTAATTCTATCTAGCAACTAAATTTccatttgtttaaaaattttgtatttttcaattattttttgttttcagtatttatattaataaaatagtttttttaaataattattaaattttactaatttatatttcttttcaaattaataaaatcgaGAGTCGTAAATGATAGGTCAATCCTCCAAATCacattttagatatattttcaaatgatataaaagcattttccattatttattatcatattctaATTAAAGGAAACTGCTCATTTTATCAGTGACGTTATATTGGGATTTACTTTCTCTAACTATGTCTTCCTAGCTTACCCAACACTTGAGATTCAAGACAGTTGTTGTTCATACGCTCCGCCattaagaagaataaaaaaactcaTGTGCATGGCCTTTAGACAGTATTACTTGCTTTTTTGTTTTACCTGTTACTTCCACCATTTTTTCGATGTTTAATTACttagtttctattttgttttccaattttgttaccagtttttttattatcaaaatattgtaacAATTTAGAAATTTTGGTAACGgaaaaacttaatatgttctAATTAGAAAAAGGGTGCAAACGATTGAGACGACTTTGTTTTTGTAGACTCAAATGACAAGGAACGGATTTAGTGTAAACACTGTTTGAGAGATGCCATAAGAATAAGTAagagtttttatttgttttataaggTCTCTCTTACAATATTTACATTACACTAA
It contains:
- the LOC123200365 gene encoding disease resistance protein RPM1-like, with protein sequence MAETAVKFVLDKLTPFFSNEVHMMNGGREEVVYVRTELERMKVFLRTADCLEETDEEVKLWVKQTRDVAHDIEDVLDEFTLLLTHNHGDGFYGFLHKLSCCVKNMKARYRIAYEIQGINSRIKSIDEGHLSLRKKFRAAEQAGSSLANSWNDRRGDALLLDETDLVGIDGPKDKVAELLVGGSLGRQVVSLAGMGGMGKTTLAKQVYDDRQVKKHFTIRAWITVSRSFKMEELLKDMLKQLFQAIRKSVPKAVETMSSDGLKKIMKDFLQERRYLIVLDDVWHMNDWDAVKYALPTNNCGSRVMLTTRKVDLAFTSRLESEGWVYNLQPLPLEESWILFCTKTFHGKACPPHLEEICRCILKKCEGLPLAIVAIGGVLAAKDRRRIDEWEIVYRSLGAEIEGNDKLQNLKKVLSLSLSDLPCHLKACFLYLSIFPENHLIEPMRLVRLWTAEGFVEAKEGKTVEEVAQGYLSELLNRSLMQVAGTTSDGRVKACRIHDFLREIIKTKSREHNIAAIAKHMNQNALWPDKVRRLSVHNTLQNVQQNRFVNASQLRSLFMFGIDEKPRLHVLFPSGFKLLGVLDMRGTPVTKFPIEVINLYYLKYLSLRDTKVKTIPRYIGKLQNLETLDLKHAYVTELPSEILNLKKLRYLMVYRYEYGTYTLSGYGFKSLEKIGVLQSLQKLCFIEANHVGTLQELGKLTQLKRLGVIKLRQEDGKMLCSSIEHLTNLRALAIASTEESEIIDLQHVHHPPQLLQRIYLIGRLENFPHWITYVHSLVKVYLRWSRLKEDPLVFLQDLPNLVHLDLLQAYNGDMLCFIAGGFKKLKQLGLKKFEGLRFVEIQKGAMPCIEKLRIQWCKSLQKVPLGIEHLSQLKMLEFFDLPHKLLKTIRRDEGGEDYWRVAHIPKVNSTY